The following are from one region of the Cytobacillus firmus genome:
- a CDS encoding M16 family metallopeptidase, producing the protein MIKKYTCQNGVRVVLENIPTVRSVAIGVWIGTGSRNEIPENNGISHFLEHMFFKGTKTRTAREIAESFDSIGGQVNAFTSKEYTCYYAKVLDTHSDFALEVLSDMFFNSTFVDEELNKEKNVVYEEIKMYEDTPDDIVHDLLSKAIYENHSLGYPILGTEGTLAAFNGETLKQYMHETYTPENIVISIAGNIEESFIKEVEKYFGAYEGGKRERTEQKPEFHSNHLARKKDTEQAHLCLGFEGLQVGHEEIYNLIVLNNILGGSMSSRLFQDVREQKGLAYSVFSYHSAFQDSGIVTLYGGTGAKQLDVLFDTIQETLATLKKEGITDKELNNSKEQLKGSLMLSLESTNSRMSRNGKNELLLGRHRSMDEIVDEIDAVSMQGVNNMANSIFTDHYSVALISPDGELPKNL; encoded by the coding sequence TTGATCAAGAAATATACATGCCAAAACGGGGTAAGAGTCGTACTAGAAAACATTCCAACCGTCCGTTCTGTAGCGATAGGAGTATGGATCGGAACAGGTTCAAGAAATGAAATTCCCGAGAATAATGGAATTTCTCATTTCCTTGAGCATATGTTCTTCAAAGGAACGAAAACGAGAACAGCCCGGGAAATTGCTGAGAGCTTTGACAGTATTGGCGGGCAGGTGAACGCCTTCACTTCAAAAGAATATACATGCTACTATGCAAAAGTACTGGATACCCATTCTGATTTTGCTCTTGAAGTGCTTTCTGATATGTTTTTTAACTCTACGTTTGTGGATGAGGAACTGAACAAAGAAAAGAATGTTGTTTACGAAGAAATCAAAATGTATGAAGACACGCCTGACGATATCGTTCATGATCTTTTGAGCAAAGCAATCTACGAGAACCACTCACTTGGCTATCCGATTCTTGGTACTGAAGGAACGCTGGCCGCGTTTAATGGCGAAACATTAAAACAGTATATGCATGAAACATACACGCCTGAAAATATTGTGATTTCCATTGCCGGAAATATTGAGGAATCTTTCATCAAAGAAGTTGAAAAGTACTTTGGAGCCTACGAAGGCGGTAAGAGAGAACGTACAGAGCAGAAGCCTGAGTTTCATTCAAACCATCTTGCCCGTAAAAAGGATACCGAGCAGGCTCATCTTTGCTTAGGCTTTGAAGGTCTGCAGGTAGGGCATGAGGAAATATACAACCTGATTGTTTTAAATAATATTTTGGGTGGAAGCATGAGCAGCCGCTTATTCCAGGATGTCAGGGAACAAAAAGGATTGGCTTATTCAGTTTTCTCTTATCATTCTGCCTTCCAGGATAGCGGAATAGTGACGCTTTACGGCGGAACGGGAGCAAAACAGCTGGATGTTCTTTTTGATACGATTCAGGAAACCCTTGCCACTCTTAAAAAAGAAGGCATCACAGATAAAGAGCTTAATAACAGTAAAGAGCAGCTCAAAGGAAGCTTAATGCTAAGCCTTGAAAGCACAAACAGCAGGATGAGCCGCAATGGCAAAAATGAACTGCTTCTGGGCCGCCATCGGTCTATGGATGAAATCGTGGATGAAATCGACGCAGTTTCCATGCAGGGTGTGAATAATATGGCGAATTCCATTTTCACAGATCATTATTCAGTGGCTTTAATAAGTCCGGATGGAGAACTTCCGAAAAATCTTTAA
- the rbfA gene encoding 30S ribosome-binding factor RbfA — protein sequence MSLRANRVGEQMKKELGEIISRKIKDPRVGFVTVTDVQVTGDLQQATVFISVLGDEEQRENTLRGLAKAKGFIRSEIGQRIRLRKTPEILFEFDESIDYGNRIDSLLHQIQDEGRSKDEERSKDEE from the coding sequence ATGAGCCTTAGAGCAAATAGAGTTGGGGAACAAATGAAAAAAGAACTGGGCGAAATCATCAGCCGAAAAATCAAGGATCCGCGGGTTGGTTTTGTAACAGTCACTGATGTTCAAGTAACCGGGGATCTCCAGCAGGCAACCGTGTTTATTTCAGTTCTGGGTGATGAGGAACAAAGAGAAAATACGCTTCGCGGGCTGGCTAAAGCAAAAGGCTTTATCCGATCTGAAATCGGCCAGCGAATCCGGCTGCGGAAAACACCGGAAATCCTATTCGAATTTGATGAATCAATCGACTACGGCAACCGTATCGACTCGTTGCTTCATCAAATCCAGGACGAAGGCCGTTCCAAAGATGAGGAACGCTCCAAAGATGAAGAATAA
- the truB gene encoding tRNA pseudouridine(55) synthase TruB: protein MEGILPLFKPKGMTSHDCVFRLRKILRMKRIGHTGTLDPDVTGVLPICLGRATKVAEYITDAGKSYEGEVTIGFSTTTEDASGEVVERKDVSSPISRNQVMKVLQSLTGEIIQTPPMYSAVKVNGKRLYEYARQGIEVERPSRKVTIYSIELLDEREMFEDENITFRFRVACSKGTYIRTLAVMIGSELGYPAHMSELVRIQSASLKLDDCLTFEEIEDRAEKGTMDEVLRPMEAAISHLPKFHISDKVAEKVKNGAVLTIPDHLLDTRGPIAVEEEQGLVLAIYEHHPRKPGLMKPVKVLRNDQ, encoded by the coding sequence ATGGAAGGGATTTTGCCGCTTTTTAAACCTAAGGGAATGACTTCCCATGATTGTGTGTTCAGGCTGCGGAAGATTCTGCGAATGAAAAGAATCGGCCACACCGGAACACTGGACCCTGACGTGACAGGAGTACTTCCCATCTGCCTTGGGAGGGCAACGAAGGTGGCCGAATACATAACAGACGCAGGGAAATCTTATGAGGGAGAAGTTACAATCGGCTTTTCTACGACAACAGAAGATGCATCTGGTGAAGTTGTAGAAAGGAAAGATGTTTCATCACCTATTTCCAGAAATCAGGTGATGAAAGTGCTCCAAAGCCTGACAGGGGAAATTATACAGACACCCCCCATGTATTCAGCAGTAAAGGTGAATGGCAAGCGCCTCTATGAATATGCAAGACAGGGAATAGAAGTGGAACGGCCTTCCAGGAAAGTAACTATCTACTCAATTGAACTTCTCGATGAGAGAGAGATGTTTGAGGATGAGAATATTACCTTCCGTTTCCGTGTAGCCTGCAGCAAAGGTACATACATCCGTACGCTTGCGGTCATGATTGGGAGTGAACTGGGATATCCTGCCCATATGTCTGAACTGGTAAGAATCCAGTCTGCCTCACTCAAACTTGATGATTGCCTGACTTTTGAAGAAATAGAAGACAGGGCCGAGAAGGGAACAATGGACGAGGTTCTTAGGCCGATGGAGGCTGCGATTTCTCATTTGCCGAAATTTCATATAAGTGATAAAGTAGCAGAGAAAGTAAAAAATGGGGCTGTATTAACTATCCCTGATCATTTGCTCGACACTAGAGGCCCAATCGCAGTAGAAGAAGAGCAAGGTCTTGTTCTGGCGATTTATGAGCATCACCCCCGCAAACCAGGGTTAATGAAGCCAGTAAAGGTGTTAAGGAATGATCAATAA
- the dpaB gene encoding dipicolinate synthase subunit B — MSLKGKRIGFGLTGSHCTYDAVFPEIERLVLAGAEVLPVVTFTVKSTETRFGKGEDWVQRIEDLTGHKVIDSIVKAEPLGPKIPLDCMVIAPLTGNTMSKFANAMTDSPVLMAAKATLRNGKPVVLGISTNDALGLNGVNLMRLMATKNIYFIPYGQDDPVKKPNSMVARMTALSDTVLHAMEGKQLQPVLVERYKDDN, encoded by the coding sequence ATGAGTTTGAAAGGAAAAAGAATCGGATTCGGATTAACTGGATCGCATTGCACATATGATGCAGTGTTCCCGGAAATAGAAAGGCTTGTTCTCGCCGGGGCTGAAGTGCTTCCGGTCGTAACCTTTACAGTAAAGAGCACTGAGACCAGATTCGGAAAAGGGGAAGACTGGGTTCAGAGAATAGAAGATCTGACTGGACATAAAGTGATTGATTCGATTGTGAAAGCAGAGCCGCTTGGACCTAAGATCCCTCTTGATTGCATGGTGATTGCCCCGCTTACCGGAAATACGATGAGCAAATTTGCCAATGCAATGACCGACTCGCCTGTCCTAATGGCAGCAAAGGCAACCTTAAGAAACGGTAAACCGGTCGTGCTGGGAATATCCACAAATGATGCATTGGGTTTAAATGGAGTAAACTTAATGAGACTAATGGCAACGAAAAATATTTATTTTATTCCATATGGCCAGGATGATCCTGTGAAGAAACCAAACTCAATGGTGGCAAGAATGACAGCATTATCTGATACAGTGCTTCATGCCATGGAAGGTAAACAGCTTCAGCCGGTTCTAGTGGAAAGATATAAAGACGACAATTAG
- a CDS encoding polysaccharide deacetylase family protein has translation MRKFIHITIMFVMALVFINNPFTDQYVSGLKQETDAITVSKPKDSLYEEITAKKEEFSIPPQDAKIDPVWKAIPGLNGIEVDVEASYRKMKSGKKFNEDKLVFKQIEPKVKLKDLPPSPVYKGHPDKPMVSFIINVAWGNEYLSGMLATLKEHNVSASFFLEGRWVKNNPELARMIMDAGHEVGNHSYTHPDMKVISSARTREEIQKTNDVIEATMDEKLSKPITWFAPPSGSYRDETVKIAAEKNLGTVMWTVDTVDWRKPAPDVLVNRVLSKVNNGSLILMHPTESTEKSLDRLITGLKQKNLEIGTVSELLSEKRIQYRENNNQDFGKNNNNNIN, from the coding sequence ATGAGAAAGTTTATCCATATTACGATCATGTTTGTAATGGCACTTGTTTTTATCAATAATCCTTTTACTGATCAGTATGTATCAGGCCTTAAACAAGAAACAGATGCCATAACTGTTTCCAAGCCAAAGGATTCCCTATATGAAGAAATTACAGCAAAAAAAGAAGAATTCAGCATTCCTCCACAGGATGCAAAAATAGACCCTGTATGGAAAGCCATTCCCGGCCTTAACGGAATTGAAGTAGATGTTGAGGCGTCGTATAGGAAGATGAAGTCAGGCAAAAAGTTCAATGAAGATAAGCTTGTATTTAAACAAATTGAACCGAAGGTGAAGTTAAAGGACCTGCCGCCGTCACCAGTATATAAAGGCCATCCTGATAAACCGATGGTCAGCTTCATCATTAATGTAGCATGGGGAAATGAATATTTATCCGGTATGCTGGCCACTTTAAAGGAACATAATGTGTCAGCAAGTTTTTTTCTTGAAGGAAGATGGGTAAAGAATAATCCTGAACTCGCCAGAATGATTATGGATGCAGGCCATGAAGTAGGCAACCATTCGTACACTCATCCCGATATGAAAGTGATCTCTTCCGCAAGGACAAGGGAAGAAATACAAAAAACAAATGATGTGATTGAAGCCACAATGGATGAAAAGCTGAGTAAGCCTATTACATGGTTTGCTCCTCCAAGCGGCAGCTATAGAGATGAAACAGTGAAGATTGCTGCCGAGAAAAACCTGGGCACTGTCATGTGGACTGTTGATACAGTGGATTGGAGGAAGCCCGCCCCGGATGTACTGGTAAACAGAGTGTTATCAAAGGTCAACAATGGATCACTGATCCTGATGCATCCTACAGAATCCACCGAAAAATCACTTGATAGACTTATAACAGGGCTTAAGCAGAAGAACCTGGAGATTGGAACAGTATCCGAGCTGTTAAGCGAGAAGAGAATCCAGTATAGGGAAAATAATAATCAGGATTTTGGAAAAAATAACAATAATAATATAAACTAA
- the rnpM gene encoding RNase P modulator RnpM, whose product MNNRKKVPLRKCVATGEMRPKKELVRIVRSKEGEVSVDPTGKKSGRGAYLSKEKEAVLLAKKKNILANHLEVSIDDAVYEDLLELIEKEKRQSK is encoded by the coding sequence GTGAACAATCGTAAAAAAGTTCCTTTGCGAAAATGTGTCGCTACCGGTGAAATGAGGCCGAAAAAAGAACTCGTTCGCATCGTTCGCTCCAAAGAAGGGGAAGTTTCTGTTGACCCGACCGGAAAAAAATCAGGTCGCGGGGCTTATCTTTCCAAAGAAAAGGAAGCAGTTTTGTTAGCAAAGAAGAAGAATATCTTAGCCAATCATTTAGAAGTTTCCATAGATGATGCTGTCTATGAAGACCTCTTGGAGTTAATAGAGAAGGAGAAACGGCAATCCAAATGA
- a CDS encoding DUF503 domain-containing protein, translating to MIIGLAACECIIYDTHSLKEKRAVLQRILTRLKQRYNVSVSEVDYQDLWQRTKIAIVAVSSTQVSTEHELQNALKMIDSFPEIERTITDLEWL from the coding sequence ATGATAATTGGGCTTGCTGCCTGTGAATGTATCATTTATGACACACATTCTTTGAAAGAAAAACGGGCTGTTTTGCAGCGCATTTTAACCCGGCTGAAACAAAGATACAATGTTTCTGTATCTGAGGTGGACTATCAGGACCTATGGCAGCGGACTAAAATTGCCATTGTGGCCGTTTCATCCACTCAGGTTTCAACTGAGCACGAGCTGCAAAATGCTCTGAAAATGATTGATTCGTTCCCGGAAATTGAACGGACAATTACAGATTTAGAGTGGCTTTAA
- a CDS encoding YlxQ family RNA-binding protein, translating into MNSNQWMSLLGLANRARKITSGEELAVKEIRNGKAKLVLLSADASANTAKKVTDKCKSFGVPYKLIQNREMLGKAIGKEARVVVAVLDAGFAKKLLTLLD; encoded by the coding sequence ATGAATTCAAATCAATGGATGTCATTGCTTGGCTTAGCCAATCGGGCACGGAAAATTACTTCGGGAGAAGAGCTTGCTGTTAAAGAAATCAGAAACGGCAAAGCAAAGCTTGTTTTGCTGTCTGCAGATGCATCCGCAAATACGGCAAAAAAAGTTACAGATAAATGTAAATCATTTGGGGTTCCATATAAGCTGATTCAAAACCGGGAAATGCTCGGCAAGGCTATAGGGAAGGAAGCCCGCGTTGTGGTGGCAGTGTTAGATGCCGGATTTGCAAAAAAGCTGTTAACGTTGCTCGATTAA
- the infB gene encoding translation initiation factor IF-2, whose product MSKMRVYEYAKKHNISSKDVITKLKDMNIEVSNHMTTIEPAAVQKLDGIFIKNDSQAQNQSKPQNQQKPQGNQKTATNNSAGNSTAAKSKPQNKSGDNRSQGQGSQSGKNFSGNNRGNNNNRNNNNNRNNNNNRNNNKNKNNKGKQQQTHVAPTPKKVKELPSKITFSESLTVAELGKKLHREPSEIIKKLFMLGVMATINQELDKDAIELIAGEYGVEVEEEILVDTTDLEVYFTEDENAEVVERPSVVTIMGHVDHGKTTLLDSIRNTKVTAGEAGGITQHIGAYQVEENGKKITFLDTPGHAAFTTMRARGAKITDITILVVAADDGVMPQTVEAINHAKAAEVPIIVAVNKMDKEAANPDRVMQELTEHGLVPEAWGGDTIFVPISAIKGEGIDELLEMILLVGEVEEYKANPDRNAVGTVIEAQLDKGRGSVATLLVQNGTLKVGDPIVVGNSFGRVRAMVNDLGRRVKTAGPSTPVEITGLNDVPQAGDRFAVLDDEKTARQVGEARAQQALQAQRNEKTRVSLDNLFEHMKQGEMKDLNIVVKADVQGSAEALTAALHKIDVEGVNVRILHTGVGAINESDITLAAAFNAIVIGFNVRPDNNAKRAADAENVDIRLHRIIYKVIEEIELAMQGMLDPEFQEKIIGQAEVRLTFKVSKIGTIAGSYVTEGKITRDSGVRLIRDGVVIFEGEVDALKRFKDDAKEVAQGYECGITIKNFNDVKEGDVIEAYIMEEVER is encoded by the coding sequence ATGAGTAAAATGCGCGTTTATGAATATGCGAAAAAACATAACATTTCAAGCAAGGATGTTATTACAAAATTAAAAGACATGAATATTGAGGTTTCCAATCATATGACTACGATTGAGCCGGCGGCAGTCCAGAAGCTTGATGGTATTTTTATCAAGAATGACAGCCAGGCTCAAAACCAGAGCAAACCTCAAAACCAGCAGAAGCCGCAGGGAAATCAAAAGACGGCTACAAATAATAGTGCCGGCAATTCCACAGCTGCTAAAAGCAAGCCTCAGAATAAATCCGGTGACAACAGAAGCCAGGGACAGGGCAGCCAGTCCGGCAAAAACTTCTCCGGCAACAATAGAGGCAATAACAACAACAGAAACAATAATAACAATAGAAACAATAACAATAACCGAAACAACAATAAGAATAAAAACAACAAAGGCAAACAGCAGCAGACGCACGTGGCCCCAACTCCTAAAAAGGTGAAGGAGCTTCCTTCAAAAATTACTTTCAGCGAATCACTGACAGTAGCGGAACTGGGAAAGAAGCTTCACCGCGAGCCTTCTGAAATCATTAAAAAGCTATTTATGCTTGGTGTTATGGCAACCATTAACCAGGAGCTTGACAAAGATGCGATTGAGCTGATTGCAGGTGAATATGGTGTTGAAGTAGAAGAAGAGATACTGGTTGATACAACCGATCTTGAAGTATACTTCACTGAAGATGAAAATGCCGAAGTGGTGGAACGTCCATCTGTTGTAACAATCATGGGACACGTTGACCATGGTAAAACAACATTGCTTGACTCTATCCGCAACACGAAAGTAACTGCTGGAGAAGCAGGCGGAATCACTCAGCACATCGGAGCTTATCAAGTTGAAGAAAACGGCAAAAAGATTACTTTCCTTGATACTCCTGGACACGCTGCGTTCACAACTATGCGTGCCCGCGGTGCGAAAATCACCGATATAACAATTCTAGTTGTAGCAGCAGATGACGGTGTAATGCCGCAAACAGTTGAAGCGATTAACCATGCGAAAGCAGCAGAAGTGCCAATCATTGTGGCTGTTAACAAAATGGATAAGGAAGCAGCAAATCCTGATCGTGTTATGCAGGAACTGACTGAACATGGCCTGGTTCCAGAAGCATGGGGCGGAGACACGATTTTTGTTCCAATCTCAGCTATTAAAGGCGAGGGAATTGATGAACTGCTTGAAATGATTCTTCTTGTAGGTGAAGTGGAAGAATACAAAGCAAATCCTGATCGCAATGCCGTTGGTACAGTTATCGAAGCACAGCTTGACAAAGGACGCGGTTCAGTTGCGACGCTGCTTGTGCAAAACGGTACATTGAAGGTAGGAGACCCTATCGTTGTCGGTAACTCATTTGGACGTGTCCGTGCAATGGTTAATGACCTTGGCCGCCGTGTGAAAACTGCCGGACCTTCAACTCCTGTAGAGATTACAGGTCTTAACGATGTTCCTCAAGCCGGTGACCGCTTCGCTGTTCTTGATGATGAAAAGACAGCCCGTCAGGTTGGGGAAGCCCGTGCGCAGCAGGCATTGCAGGCTCAAAGAAATGAAAAAACACGCGTAAGTCTGGATAACTTGTTTGAACATATGAAACAAGGAGAAATGAAAGACTTAAACATCGTTGTGAAAGCGGACGTTCAAGGTTCTGCGGAAGCATTGACTGCCGCTCTTCATAAGATCGATGTAGAAGGTGTTAATGTTCGTATCCTTCATACAGGTGTAGGTGCCATTAACGAGTCTGACATCACTTTAGCTGCTGCTTTCAACGCTATTGTGATTGGATTCAATGTACGTCCTGACAATAACGCAAAACGTGCAGCAGATGCAGAAAATGTTGACATCCGCCTGCACCGCATCATCTACAAAGTAATCGAGGAAATCGAATTGGCGATGCAGGGTATGCTTGATCCTGAGTTCCAGGAAAAAATTATCGGCCAGGCTGAAGTACGCCTGACATTCAAAGTTTCCAAAATCGGTACTATTGCAGGTTCTTATGTTACGGAAGGGAAAATCACCCGTGACAGCGGCGTTCGTTTAATCCGCGATGGAGTTGTAATTTTTGAAGGTGAAGTTGACGCTCTTAAGCGATTCAAAGATGACGCTAAAGAAGTAGCACAAGGCTATGAGTGCGGTATTACCATCAAAAACTTTAATGACGTCAAGGAAGGCGACGTAATCGAAGCATATATTATGGAAGAAGTGGAACGTTAA
- the rpsO gene encoding 30S ribosomal protein S15, with translation MAITKERKNELINEFKTHESDTGSPEVQIAVLTEEINNLNDHLRTHKKDHHSRRGLLKMVGKRRNLLTYLRNKDVARYRELINKLGLRR, from the coding sequence ATGGCAATCACTAAAGAACGTAAAAATGAGCTAATCAATGAGTTCAAAACTCATGAGAGCGACACTGGATCTCCAGAAGTTCAAATCGCTGTCCTTACTGAAGAAATCAACAATTTGAACGACCATTTACGTACTCACAAGAAAGACCACCATTCACGTCGCGGTCTTTTGAAAATGGTTGGTAAGCGTCGTAACCTATTAACTTACCTTCGCAACAAAGACGTTGCACGCTACCGTGAGTTAATCAATAAGCTTGGCTTACGTCGATAA
- the dpaA gene encoding dipicolinic acid synthetase subunit A has product MLTGTQIAVIGGDARQLEIIRKLTELDAKLALIGFEQLDHAFSGAVKEKIDEVDFTNIDAIILPVPGTGLEGQIETIFSNEKVTFEEEILSQTPAHCTVYSGITNSYLTGVTKSADRRLVQLFERDDVAIYNSIPTVEGTIMMAIQHTDFTIHGSNIAVIGLGRVGMSVARTFHALGAKVKVGARKSEHIARITEMGLTPFNLKEIEDAVKDVDICINTAPHLVVTASVISKMPTHTLIIDLASKPGGTDFRYAEKRGVKALLAPGLPGIVAPKTAGQILANVLSQLIKEDLQKRKGNTI; this is encoded by the coding sequence ATGCTGACAGGAACCCAAATTGCAGTCATCGGCGGTGATGCAAGGCAGCTCGAAATCATCCGTAAACTGACCGAGCTTGATGCAAAGCTCGCATTAATTGGTTTTGAGCAGCTTGATCATGCGTTCTCAGGCGCGGTAAAAGAAAAAATAGATGAAGTGGACTTTACCAATATAGACGCAATTATCCTGCCTGTTCCCGGAACGGGTCTGGAGGGGCAGATTGAAACGATTTTCTCCAATGAAAAAGTAACTTTTGAAGAGGAAATCCTCTCCCAGACTCCGGCCCACTGTACAGTTTATTCGGGCATAACCAATTCATATTTAACCGGAGTAACCAAATCGGCGGACCGCCGTCTTGTTCAATTATTTGAACGTGATGATGTAGCTATTTATAATTCCATTCCAACAGTTGAAGGAACCATTATGATGGCAATCCAGCATACAGATTTCACCATTCATGGTTCTAACATTGCCGTTATAGGCCTTGGCAGAGTTGGAATGAGTGTAGCAAGAACCTTTCATGCACTTGGTGCAAAAGTAAAGGTGGGGGCGAGAAAAAGTGAGCACATCGCCAGGATAACGGAAATGGGCTTAACCCCATTTAACCTGAAGGAAATTGAGGATGCGGTAAAAGATGTTGATATTTGCATAAACACAGCTCCCCATTTAGTTGTAACAGCGTCCGTCATATCGAAGATGCCGACACATACGCTTATCATTGACCTGGCTTCAAAACCCGGAGGCACTGATTTCCGCTACGCAGAAAAACGGGGAGTAAAAGCACTGCTCGCTCCTGGCCTGCCTGGAATCGTTGCTCCGAAAACAGCCGGACAAATACTGGCGAATGTTCTTTCTCAATTGATTAAGGAAGATTTGCAAAAGAGAAAGGGGAATACAATATGA
- the ribF gene encoding bifunctional riboflavin kinase/FAD synthetase, whose translation MEVIHIHHPHRMDKNEMPELAIALGYFDGVHLGHQKVIREARSIAEQKGLKSAVMTFDPHPSVVLGKSVQHVEYITPLEDKIGIIADLGIDYLFVINFTREFANLLPQEFVDQYLIGLNAKHVVAGFDYSYGRMGRGTMETLLFHSRDQFDYSVVAKLAKEDEKISSTLIRKYIREGKTGELSGLLGRYYKTSGIVVHGDKRGRTIGFPTANVDVSDDCIIPPPGVYAVRFSVDGSWYEGVCNVGYKPTFNQEKGDRPSVEVHIFDFTSDIYGRKVTVEWHKHLRSERKFAGVQELIAQIEKDKQQTEQYFEKNRV comes from the coding sequence ATGGAAGTTATTCATATACATCATCCCCATCGAATGGATAAAAACGAAATGCCTGAATTGGCAATAGCACTTGGCTATTTTGATGGTGTTCATCTGGGTCATCAGAAAGTCATCCGTGAAGCAAGGTCGATAGCTGAACAAAAAGGATTAAAAAGTGCTGTCATGACATTTGATCCTCATCCCTCGGTCGTTTTGGGGAAAAGCGTTCAGCATGTGGAGTATATTACGCCTCTTGAAGACAAAATTGGCATCATAGCAGATCTAGGTATAGATTATTTGTTTGTTATCAACTTTACAAGGGAATTTGCTAATCTGCTGCCACAGGAGTTTGTGGACCAATACCTGATTGGTCTTAATGCAAAACATGTCGTGGCAGGCTTTGATTATTCCTATGGACGAATGGGACGCGGCACAATGGAAACATTGCTGTTCCATTCTAGAGATCAATTTGATTACTCTGTCGTTGCAAAGCTGGCAAAAGAAGACGAAAAAATCAGTTCTACGCTAATAAGGAAATATATTCGCGAAGGGAAAACGGGTGAGCTTTCCGGCCTTTTAGGAAGATATTATAAAACATCCGGAATCGTTGTTCATGGTGATAAGAGAGGCCGGACAATCGGCTTTCCTACAGCGAATGTTGACGTTTCTGATGATTGCATCATTCCCCCTCCCGGTGTATATGCTGTAAGATTCTCAGTAGATGGCAGCTGGTATGAAGGCGTCTGTAATGTCGGCTACAAACCTACTTTTAATCAGGAAAAAGGGGACAGGCCATCAGTTGAAGTCCATATTTTTGATTTCACTTCAGATATTTATGGCAGGAAGGTTACCGTTGAATGGCATAAGCATCTTAGAAGCGAAAGGAAATTTGCCGGCGTTCAGGAGTTAATTGCGCAAATCGAAAAGGATAAACAGCAGACTGAGCAATATTTTGAGAAAAACAGGGTTTAG
- a CDS encoding YlmC/YmxH family sporulation protein yields the protein MRLSELSGKEIVDVKRAERLGVLGQTDLEINEKSGQIQALLIPSLKWFGFMRQGDEIRVSWQHIRKIGNDMIIIDIPESEDQQE from the coding sequence ATGAGATTAAGTGAGCTGAGCGGAAAGGAAATTGTGGATGTGAAGCGTGCAGAACGGCTGGGAGTACTTGGGCAGACAGACCTTGAAATAAATGAAAAAAGCGGGCAGATTCAGGCATTGCTCATCCCTTCATTAAAGTGGTTCGGCTTCATGCGCCAGGGGGATGAAATCCGGGTCTCATGGCAGCATATCAGGAAAATAGGAAATGACATGATCATTATTGATATCCCGGAATCTGAAGATCAGCAGGAATAG